One genomic segment of Drosophila melanogaster chromosome 3L includes these proteins:
- the Plp gene encoding Pericentrin-like protein, isoform G: MGKLHITSLLRPHGASVSYKAIEAATLEELPATSVATATSTAATSRATGGAAATCVDVEFIPTLNIIFEKPTSSSEQLQCAEKSEHVAGGVSDKEPADDCDSDNDSTRTYIISRSSWTGVTSSSSTPYAVTSTDTAELLRRQNNLSLTEEDQSVSSFSIEQPTSSITIEMADQRTTTTTTTTATTATTPSSANILATTATTTTTTSSSIEEEIEEAIEISEVEEQLNTPLESLSEAAAYARPKDEQSSAKSLSSNPAEDEDADEFRIDDAQLSGGQLAQHFLVDEDESEEGSDLPAASKVEVSLSSNDDDFDISLPLEQRKPVHSLHEDDESVDQSLSNQSTTDDVSELVEEPVHEMDDKTDGSAAISASAPQETQVDESQITDEQDHSMEEIVATNESIEVTYEAEETVNTSQKQDLITDLDEESEDQVHVDNRPTSTLQALKLPALQQPQIVERKAATALTTLRLQADVLEPLELTILEMDDDENEEDDDDEESSLQLMKLRLMAMNQQMIVDNAPKLSPTEAEQTQVTSSSNNLEIKQMERVPLTEFSKDVLEDITEESERLLSMSTTMEEEQDPPSLSLDESKTLLQPGAHKTGGSSSSLVSLNMLKQLEAKVQELHTQLETKDNCLASLNLQLETARRESSAGPASARDSSSLMTNSTEYRTLQEELGGPTLDIYVEMSRRDELIAKLTDSLQQSLNVRDKLQVDADRLGGEVQNLRRQLQETLDAVKRSSAVWPDQECNPGQRISEISMDLISESDDDLDRHFLTDNEERGSRSSKERQLTQLQTNEELGLQASNPEWTPTFSKQIEQFHTYLLPTEQRIFQMVQRKFDDYLNQQITLCRDLGAQELKIARDQWESEKLTSEQNQQAAHAKQMEDLRKYFEHKCADLEKQFSDDVFSHKSQHQTGDSSSECSEVDQLPEEGAAAVSSKEPSPRKRKRAELLLSPSHRQMTPCGLDSLGENTGKTEKDNTADIADLKIFYQTHIKELKRAHEDQVRKLSDRIKFYERQQGDDDYKPATESPERTCPDQESAGGVANTSLIIIDEDELNFNNESQVIQRIIEEYEKRLQEQLALARQDIATELEQQIKSLLSENTVDDQHWPKELILLREKFTAKSQLEITQLNIKHAEEMSRLKLEFEKQLNRKNKRHLTFDAARDLEQVICERDGLRELSKSFRSVLCRLAKCVAHCEEDLNATLSEEVQRLLFHSRSQDGGDDLEATISSSLNNTKHMLRVPDVHSLLEVVEDPSLVQFIDSKSNEEPSEDFDLNDCLERLKSEASYLLHLSEDLHKQRTHDESSEHLDEPEKQEHELCCEAEDGLKTTGAVNQQVLSKFLRTNSLNDQQMGVANQRKNSNPEAGKTHSSLPPDLQEHAGNASELSFQLVQLKNRLIKSEADRQNLQQQLSRTIDRNAELGQELQALRDQLSQLNSLNHTDYNEGYGLGTMKSLQEQGLDQSSASFLALQERARHLLSSSPVKEQPSRDHGNSTVILLQMIEDFCREGDKVVEFSKKDREDLQSQIDTADKQLKDTRRFLEDQAAEREQERDEFQREIERLKAQLRDKEKEHSSYANASEEYAQLESQFREVNQQLCESNAKRDKFEVELKASIDKIFVLREIISELETQVQTKALNEEVLAEKAQQLEEYVSLQMRDNDILQQEVHSLKTDIGEGYQSRIRVLEEKLKQSGPTAEQGVVLSQVAEKLRDIETTLDQKTKALESLHNSNATSNSASLSVTEDVSIHGSKEPTAVGSPSHPSLTVEGVQRVTEKLDRHTRVEEAAIKRIRDLEMQVHQMRAGCVELQHERDTLQGRMEEQTQRISTLQNRLEEQRQRAEQLHRTGTSDLNTRVHELQGEVQNLYEQLAARDKQMANMRQQLQRSKEEITRLETEVEVRTQPDRSLVNKLQAEVQQKGAEIVKLKDKIRTEMINRLAIPDLMETMLADKNDEIDHLRDQLEAKEKELQASQQEASQISSPSGAAGKQEGSGGKLSARTLSDIGSITEFPEPDVERRAAMRSLTALQMSEGAGGFLHQTMETSKEAVANLTHKRTDDLSGFIVPYPVNTFEHPHYFQALGVTAQSTDGLTPGLVPRQINFSNLTEDSKLKTTSLLMHTPELPRPTTPPEIHQLRVKLSDLQTEKQRQQSELEKKLQDLQKELEQEKEKLSRQAQTLQSYEESEAKYRLRIENLESKVLETAAQAASDRENLRKELNCVSAAHEQCENAAAARKRELEKLNSEVKVKADQLHAALRRCADLELQVLTLERDLERLKNSDNSSKQYSVDEIAQQVEKELNYSAQLDSNILKAIESEEENNLDKKLQKGVQTEEETLPGTGNGTDDENFTGERELLNQLEALRAQLAVEREQCEAMSKELLGEKQHSQDIQEQDVIIIEAMRKRLETALDAEDELHKQLDQERERCERLQTQLTSLQRAESRRNSSLLLKSPGDSPRKSPRADFESELGDRLRSEIKLLVAQNERERERSADAQRSSERERQRYEKELQERVAYCERLKQEMEKLSRDKESAETELEHFNERLTLQASEIESLEARLVTLQEAETRRANTRTRQHQENVKLQAEIHELKSKLLAAEAARDCLDQKVTQLRFDVSRSGQREAKLAEALAQANDRLAHSTDDNVPAQFMQKMKEINALLAENTQENRQMAETVQFLVGERIALQKKCEELGGAGNTNVTELEERCRQLIGRYLRVESHRKALVYQKRYLKLTLEGYQASEQLALQNLRGGAEQPPQRNIKKKFKTVALAIIAIQRIKYIGRIWHTGKRIVSKSVFTITQQRSPGLNLNVAPPQSPLPGPNSNLPTNNNNLMGRLSYAPLSPPMVNFSTVQPIMLPSDFTLQAPTTSLQTTIANNNSENTLPSLARLDWPTMQKPKRAHARHH, translated from the exons ATGGGGAAATTGCAT ATCACATCATTGCTCCGGCCGCACGGTGCCAGTGTAAGCTATAAGGCGATCGAAGCGGCGACTCTCGAAGAATTGCCAGCAACATCcgtggcaacagcaacatccaCGGCTGCAACATCACGCGCCactggaggagcagcagcaacttgtgTGGACGTTGAGTTCATACCCACGCTAAATATCATATTTGAGAAGCCGACTTCGTCGAGTGAGCAACTACAGTGCGCCGAGAAATCGGAACATGTGGCCGGTGGTGTGTCCGATAAGGAACCAGCAGATGATTGTGACTCCGACAATGATTCTACGCGCACATATATAATCTCGCGAAGCAGTTGGACGGGGGTAACATCGAGTAGCAGCACCCCATATGCGGTTACATCCACGGATACCGCCGAATTACTCAGGCGCCAGAACAATCTCAGCCTTACGGAGGAAGATCAATCTGTGTCGTCGTTTAGCATCGAGCAGCCCACCAGTTCCATAACCATTGAAATGGCCGATCAACGGACAACCAcgaccaccacaacaacgGCGACGACGGCAACAACGCCGAGCAGTGCTAACATTCTGGCCACAACAGCAACGACAACGACCACAACTAGCAGTAGTATTGAGGAGGAGATCGAAGAGGCCATCGAGATCAGTGAGGTGGAGGAGCAGCTAAATACTCCACTGGAATCTCTATCGGAGGCGGCTGCCTATGCCCGGCCAAAGGATGAGCAATCAAGTGCCAAAAGTTTGAGTAGCAATCCGGCAGAGGATGAGGATGCTGATGAGTTTCGGATCGATGATGCCCAGTTATCTGGTGGCCAGTTGGCTCAGCACTTCCTGGTCGATGAGGATGAAAGCGAGGAGGGTTCGGATCTTCCAGCTGCCTCCAAAGTGGAGGTTAGTCTCTCCTCTAATGATGATGACTTTGATATCAGTTTGCCATTGGAGCAGAGGAAACCTGTGCATTCCCTGCACGAAGATGATGAGTCTGTAGATCAAAGTTTAAGTAATCAAAGCACTACGGATGATGTTTCCGAATTGGTCGAGGAGCCAGTCCATGAGATGGACGATAAAACCGATGGCAGTGCGGCCATTAGTGCCAGTGCACCTCAAGAAACTCAGGTGGATGAAAGCCAAATAACCGACGAGCAGGATCACTCTATGGAAGAAATAGTTGCCACAAATGAATCAATTGAGGTGACGTACGAAGCTGAGGAAACCGTCAATACTTCACAGAAACAAGATTTAATCACCGATTTAGATGAAGAGTCAGAGGATCAGGTGCACGTGGACAACAGGCCCACTTCGACTTTGCAAGCATTGAAGCTTCCTGCGTTGCAACAACCTCAGATTGTAGAAAGGAAAGCTGCTACAGCATTGACCACATTACGTCTGCAAGCAGATGTTTTGGAGCCCTTAGAGTTAACCATTCTGGAAATGGATGATGATGAGAATGAAGAGgatgacgacgatgaggaGAGTTCCTTGCAACTGATGAAGCTGCGATTAATGGCCATGAATCAGCAAATGATTGTGGACAATGCACCCAAACTTTCGCCCACGGAAGCGGAACAAACACAAGTAACCAGCAGCAGTAACAATTTAGAAATCAAACAAATGGAGCGAGTGCCACTCACAGAGTTCTCCAAGGATGTTCTGGAGGATATTACCGAAGAAAGCGAGAGACTTCTCTCGATGAGCACAACTATGGAAGAGGAGCAGGATCCGCCTTCCCTCTCCTTGGATGAGTCTAAAACTCTGCTGCAGCCAGGAGCACATAAAACTGGGGGCAGCAGTTCCAGTTTGGTGAGTTTAAATATGCTTAAGCAGCTGGAGGCCAAGGTACAGGAACTACACACCCAACTGGAGACCAAGGACAACTGCTTGGCATCGCTTAATCTGCAGCTTGAGACAGCAAGAAGAGAATCCAGTGCGGGTCCAGCTTCAGCAAGGGATTCCAGTTCGCTAATGACCAATTCGACAGAGTATCGCACTCTTCAGGAAGAACTAGGCGGCCCA ACATTGGACATTTATGTGGAGATGTCACGGAGGGATGAGTTGATTGCCAAACTAACCGATTCGCTGCAGCAATCGCTGAATGTGCGTGACAAGCTGCAGGTGGATGCGGATCGTCTGGGTGGCGAAGTACAGAATCTGCGTAGGCAACTCCAAGAGACGCTCGATGCAGTGAAACGCTCGAGTGCCGTATGGCCCGATCAGGAATGCAATCCCGGTCAGCGTATCTCAGAGATCTCCATGGATTTGATCAGCGAAAGCGATGATGATCTGGATCGTCATTTTCTCACGGACAACGAAGAGCGCGGATCACGCAGCTCCAAGGAAAGGCAGCTAACTCAGTTACAAACCAACGAAGAATTGGGACTGCAGGCGTCAAACCCGGAGTGGACACCGACATTTAGCAAGCAGATCGAACAGTTCCACACATATCTGTTGCCCACCGAACAGCGCATCTTCCAGATGGTCCAGCGCAAGTTCGACGACTATTTGAACCAACAGATCACCTTGTGTCGTGATCTTGGCGCCCAGGAGCTGAAGATTGCCCGCGATCAGTGGGAGAGCGAGAAGCTAACCAGCGAACAGAACCAGCAGGCAGCTCATGCCAAGCAAATGGAGGATCTGCGCAAGTACTTTGAGCATAAGTGCGCCGATCTGGAAAAGCAATTCTCGGACGATGTCTTCTCGCACAAGTCACAGCATCAGACAGGGGACAGTTCATCGGAGTGCTCGGAGGTAGATCAGTTGCCCGAGGAAGGGGCCGCCGCGGTGTCCTCCAAGGAACCATCTCCCCGCAAACGGAAGCGAGCTGAGCTGCTTCTGAGTCCCAGTCACAGGCAGATGACTCCTTGTGGCTTGGATTCGCTGGGAGAAAACActggaaaaactgaaaaagac AATACTGCGGATATAGCCGACCTAAAGATCTTTTACCAAACCCACATCAAGGAGCTAAAGCGCGCGCATGAGGATCAGGTGCGCAAGCTGAGCGATCGGATAAAGTTCTATGAGCGACAGCAGGGTGATGATGACTATAAG CCTGCAACCGAATCACCCGAACGTACCTGCCCGGATCAGGAATCCGCAGGGGGAGTCGCGAATACCTCCCTTATTATCATCGATGAGGATGAGTTGAATTTCAACAACGAATCGCAGGTTATTCAGCGAATCATCGAGGAGTACGAGAAGAGATTGCAGGAGCAATTGGCCTTGGCTCGGCAGGACATCGCCACCGAGTTGGAGCAGCAGATTAAG aGTTTATTGTCGGAGAATACCGTGGACGATCAGCATTGGCCCAAGGAGCTGATCTTGCTGCGCGAGAAGTTTACGGCCAAGAGTCAACTGGAGATCACTCAGCTGAACATTAAACATGCCGAAGAG ATGTCGCGCCTGAAATTAGAATTTGAAAAGCAGCTGAATCGAAAGAACAAGCGCCATCTGACCTTCGATGCAGCCCGTGACCTGGAGCAGGTGATCTGCGAACGAGATGGATTGAGGGAGCTGTCCAAGAGTTTCCGCAGCGTACTTTGTCGGCTGGCCAAGTGTGTGGCCCACTGTGAGGAGGATTTGAATGCCACACTATCCGAGGAGGTGCAACGCCTGCTGTTCCACAGTCGCAGTCAAGATGGAGGTGATGATCTGGAGGCTACCATTAGTAGCTCCCTAAATAATACGAAGCACATGCTCCGTGTGCCGGATGTCCACAGCCTGCTGGAAGTTGTGGAGGATCCGAGTTTGGTGCAGTTCATCGACAGCAAGAGCAACGAAGAGCCAAGTGAGGACTTCGATTTGAATGATTGCCTAGAGCGTTTGAAGTCGGAAGCCTCCTACCTGTTGCATTTGTCAGAGGATTTGCATAAGCAGCGGACACACGATGAGTCGTCGGAGCACTTGGACGAACCGGAAAAACAGGAGCATGAGCTCTGCTGCGAGGCGGAAGATGGTCTGAAGACCACAGGTGCAGTGAATCAACAAGTACTGTCGAAATTCCTGCGCACAAATTCCTTGAACGATCAGCAAATGGGCGTGGCCAATCAGAGGAAGAACAGCAATCCCGAGGCGGGAAAAACACATTCCTCCCTACCTCCAGATCTTCAAGAGCATGCGGGAAATGCATCAGAGCTGTCGTTCCAGCTTGTGCAGCTAAAGAATCGCTTGATTAAATCGGAGGCAGATCGTCAGAACTTGCAACAGCAACTCAGTCGCACTATTGATCGCAATGCGGAGCTGGGACAGGAGCTACAAGCACTTAGGGATCAGCTCTCCCAGTTGAACTCTCTGAACCACACGGATTACAATGAGGGATACGGCTTGGGCACAATGAAGAGCTTGCAGGAGCAGGGATTGGATCAATCATCGGCCAGTTTTCTTGCCCTCCAAGAGAGAGCGCGTCATTTGCTTTCATCCTCTCCGGTCAAGGAGCAACCATCAAGAGACCACGGCAATTCGACCGTTATCTTGCTACAAATGATCGAGGACTTTTGCCGCGAGGGCGACAAAGTGGTGGAGTTCAGCAAAAAGGATCGCGAGGATCTGCAGTCCCAG atCGATACCGCTGACAAGCAGCTGAAGGATACCAGGCGATTCCTGGAGGATCAGGCCGCCGAACGCGAACAGGAACGCGATGAGTTCCagcgcgaaatcgagcggctgaaGGCTCAGTTGCGCGACAAAGAGAAGGAGCACAGCTCCTATGCCAATGCCTCCGAGGAG tATGCACAACTGGAAAGCCAATTTAGGGAGGTAAATCAACAGTTGTGCGAGTCGAATGCGAAGCGGGATAAATTCGAGGTGGAACTGAAGGCTTCAATTGACAAAATCTTCGTGCTGCGGGAGATCATCTCAGAGCTGGAAACCCAAGTCCAGACAAAGGCACTCAATGAGGAAGTTTTGGCCGAGAAGGCCCAACAACTGGAGGAATATGTGAGTTTGCAGATGCGGGACAACGATATACTGCAGCAGGAGGTGCACAGCCTGAAGACAGACATTGGAGAGGGCTATCAATCCCGTATCAGAGTGCTGGAGGAGAAACTGAAACAGAGTGGACCAACGGCAGAACAAGGTGTGGTCTTGAGTCAGGTTGCGGAAAAGTTAAGAGACATTGAAACCACACTGGATCAAAAAACCAAAGCTCTGGAATCTCTGCATAACTCCAACGCGACCTCCAATTCGGCCAGCTTGAGTGTCACCGAAGATGTGTCTATTCATGGCAGCAAGGAACCCACGGCAGTGGGTTCACCCTCGCATCCATCGCTCACCGTGGAAGGTGTTCAACGGGTTACCGAAAAGCTGGACCGGCACACTCGCGTCGAGGAGGCGGCCATTAAGAGGATTCGCGACCTGGAGATGCAGGTTCATCAAATGCGCGCCGGTTGCGTG GAGCTTCAACATGAGCGGGATACGCTGCAGGGTCGTATGGAGGAACAGACTCAGCGTATTTCTACCCTCCAAAATCGGCTGGAGGAGCAGCGACAGCGGGCGGAGCAACTCCATCGGACTGGCACATCAGACTTGAATACCCGAGTACATGAACTCCAGGGTGAGGTCCAGAACCTATACGAGCAATTGGCGGCGCGGGACAAGCAGATGGCCAACATGCgacagcaactgcagcgcaGCAAGGAGGAGATAACTCGACTGGAGACGGAAGTCGAAGTACGAACACAACCAGATCGCAGTCTGGTGAACAAACTGCAGGCTGAAGTGCAGCAAAAGGGAGCAGAGATCGTGAAGTTAAAGGATAAGATACGCACAGAGATGATCAACCGTCTGGCTATCCCGGATCTCATGGAGACTATGCTGGCGGACAAGAACGATGAGATAGATCACCTGCGCGATCAACTGGAGGCTAAGGAGAAGGAACTGCAGGCATCTCAACAGGAAGCTAGCCAGATTTCATCCCCGTCTGGAGCAGCAGGAAAGCAGGAGGGTAGCGGTGGCAAGTTGAGTGCCCGAACCCTAAGCGATATCGGATCGATTACAGAGTTCCCCGAGCCGGATGTGGAGCGTCGAGCGGCCATGCGAAGTCTTACCGCTTTACAGATGAGCGAAGGTGCGGGCGGCTTCCTGCACCAGACAATG GAAACTTCTAAGGAAGCCGTGGCTAACTTAACACACAAGCGCACCGATGACCTAAGCGGCTTTATTGTCCCTTACCCGGTTAACACTTTCGAGCATCCGCACTACTTCCAGGCCCTGGGAGTCACTGCACAGAGCACCGATGGTCTAACGCCTGGTCTGGTGCCGAGGCAGATCAACTTCTCCAACCTTACAGAGGATTCCAAGCTAAAGACGACCAGTCTTCTGATGCACACACCGGAGTTGCCCAGGCCAACAACTCCTCCAGAGATTCATCAGCTGCGAGTAAAGCTTTCCGATTTGCAAACCGAAAAACAGAGACAGCAGAGTGAATTGGAGAAGAAGTTACAGGATCTGCAAAAAGAACTAGagcaggagaaggagaagcTGAGTCGTCAAGCGCAAACTTTGCAAAGTTACGAGGAGAGTGAAGCTAAGTATAGGCTTCGCATAGAGAACCTGGAGTCCAAGGTGCTGGAAACAGCTGCCCAGGCGGCTTCTGATCGAGAAAATCTCCGTAAGGAACTGAATTGCGTTAGTGCGGCCCATGAACAATGTGAaaatgcagctgctgctcgCAAACGGGAATTGGAGAAACTGAATAGTGAAGTCAAGGTAAAGGCCGATCAGCTGCATGCTGCTTTACGACGATGTGCAGATCTCGAACTGCAGGTTCTAACACTAGAACGCGATTTGGAGCGCCTAAAGAACAGTGATAATAGTTCGAAGCAATATTCGGTGGACGAAATTGCCCAGCAGGTGGAAAAGGAATTAAACTACTCTGCTCAGCTGGATTCAAACATCCTTAAAGCAATTGAAAGCGAGGAGGAAAACAATCTGGACAAGAAGCTGCAGAAAGGTGTCCAAACGGAGGAGGAGACTTTACCTGGAACTGGCAATGGAACCGACGACGAGAACTTCACTGGCGAGCGGGAACTACTAAATCAGTTGGAAGCCCTGCGTGCTCAATTGGCCGTGGAGCGTGAGCAATGCGAAGCAATGAGCAAGGAGCTACTGGGAGAGAAACAGCATTCGCAGGATATTCAAGAGCAGGATGTGATTATCATAGAAGCCATGAGGAAACGACTGGAGACAGCTCTTGATGCCGAGGACGAGCTCCACAAACAGCTCGATCAGGAACGGGAACGTTGTGAGCGTCTTCAAACGCAATTGACATCGCTGCAACGAGCGGAAAGTAGAAGAAACAGTTCCCTGCTACTGAAGTCGCCGGGCGACTCGCCCAGGAAATCTCCACGGGCTGATTTTGAATCCGAACTCGGAGATCGTCTGCGCAGTGAGATTAAACTGCTGGTTGCTCAAAATGAAAGGGAACGGGAGAGATCTGCGGATGCTCAACGGAGCAGTGAGCGGGAACGTCAGCGGTATGAAAAAGAGCTCCAGGAGCGAGTGGCATACTGTGAGCGGCTGAAACAGGAAATGGAGAAGCTATCTCGGGATAAGGAGTCCGCCGAAACAGAGTTGGAACACTTCAATGAACGTTTAACCCTGCAAGCCAGTGAAATCGAAAGTTTGGAGGCTAGGTTAGTCACCCTCCAGGAGGCGGAAACGCGAAGGGCCAACACACGCACCCGTCAGCATCAGGAGAACGTCAAGCTCCAGGCCGAGATCCATGAACTAAAGTCCAAACTTCTGGCGGCCGAAGCAGCACGGGATTGCCTGGACCAAAAAGTCACCCAACTGCGTTTCGATGTGAGTCGTTCTGGTCAGAGGGAGGCCAAACTAGCTGAGGCCTTAGCTCAGGCCAATGATCGATTGGCTCATAGCACCGATGACAATGTGCCGGCGCAGTTCATGCAGAAGATGAAGGAGATCAACGCCCTGCTGGCGGAGAACACTCAGGAAAACCGGCAAATGGCTGAGACGGTCCAGTTTTTGGTGGGCGAACGTATTGCTCTGCAGAAGAAATGCGAAGAGTTGGGTGGAGCTGGTAACACCAATGTCACCGAGCTGGAGGAGCGCTGCCGGCAGTTGATCGGTCGCTATTTACGAGTGGAGTCCCATCGGAAGGCGCTGGTCTACCAGAAGAGGTATTTGAAGCTCACACTGGAAGGTTACCAGGCCAGTGAGCAATTGGCTCTGCAGAATCTGAGAGGTGGTGCTGAACAGCCTCCACAGCGAAACATCAAAAAGAAGTTTAA GACGGTAGCCCTTGCGATCATTGCCATCCAGCGAATTAAATACATTGGACGCATCTGGCACACGGGAAAGCGGATTGTTAGCAAGTCAGTCTTCACAATTACTCAGCAGAG AAGTCCTGGACTAAACCTCAATGTGGCGCCTCCCCAATCCCCACTGCCTGGACCCAACTCAAATCTACCCACCAATAACAACAACCTCATGGGCCGCCTTAGTTATGCGCCCCTCTCACCGCCAATGGTTAACTTCAGCACCGTGCAGCCAATAATGCTGCCATCGGATTTCACCCTTCAAGCGCCAACAACTTCGTTGCAGACCACCATTGCCAATAACAATAGCGAAAACACCCTGCCATCATTGGCAAGATTGGACTGGCCGACgatgcaaaaaccaaaaagagcGCATGCGCGGCATCATTAA